Genomic DNA from Lactococcus garvieae:
AGCACGTTTATGACTTCCTTTTGTTATTTAGATATTGATAATTTAAAGTTAGATTATTACTTTATTATTGATATTTTTAGGAAAAGGAGTTATTATATAGTTGTGTTTACAAACGTAAACAATAATTAACTTTTCTTTTTTGTTATTTATAAAAAAGAGAACTGTTCAATAGAATATAAAATGGAGAACTTAAAAATGATTAAATTTTACTATACTCCCTCATGTAACAGTTGCCGAAAAGCAAAAGCTTGGCTTGAAAAACACAATCTCGAATACACCGAACACAATTTATTTGCTCAACCTTTATCAGATGAAGAAATTAGTGAATTGTTAGCTAAAACTGAAAACGGTACAGAAGATCTTATTTCCACACGTTCTCAAGCTTTTAAAAATTTGAACGTGAATGTAGAAGACATGACTGTAAAAGAATGGACAAAATTCATCTCAGCACATTCAGAGCTGCTTCGTCGCCCACTTCTTGTCAAAGATCAACAACTCCAAGCGGGCTTCAACGAAGATCAGTTGCGTAGTTTCTTTTCGAGAGAATACCGTCAGATTGAATTGCAAGAAACAAAGACTGCGGTGGCTTAGTAAGCAACCCATATAAAAATGAAAGAGGAAATAACCATGACATACGTTACAAGTAAAGATGAACAAAAAGTAGAAATAGTTAATATTGCATCATTAGAAGCTCGTGTCAAAAACCGAATGGAGGAGCAAGGAAACAAGGGCGCCTTTGGTTATATGCGTGGTGGTTCTGAAGATGAATGGACAATGCGTGAAAACACAGCCT
This window encodes:
- the spx gene encoding transcriptional regulator Spx, whose product is MIKFYYTPSCNSCRKAKAWLEKHNLEYTEHNLFAQPLSDEEISELLAKTENGTEDLISTRSQAFKNLNVNVEDMTVKEWTKFISAHSELLRRPLLVKDQQLQAGFNEDQLRSFFSREYRQIELQETKTAVA